One Nicotiana tomentosiformis chromosome 1, ASM39032v3, whole genome shotgun sequence genomic window, AATGCTTGCCATCTGGCAAAAATCTGTTTTGAATTAagttttttaacatccttttgtaaaATTCCTTTAGCTGATTTACAGTCAACTCTTAACAagaattctttatttattaaatcatcttaAAAATttgtaatacatagtactataCATAAAATATCTATTTTAACTATACTATAATTCTTTTGAGCGGAATATCAAATTTCGGAAGTGAAACAAACTAATTGGAATACCACTGTACCCTTCGTCTGATGCATCGGTTTCTACTATCATAAATGCATCTGGATTTGGAATACCTAGACATGGATGTTCTTGAACAATTGTCTTGACCCTTTTAAGGTTTTCAATTTGTTCTATACTCCATGGGACTGGGTTTTTCCTAAGACGCTTGTTTAATGGTTCGTAGAGTTTCCTATTGTTGGGGATAACGTGTGCGACTTAGTTAAGACTTCCTAGCCTTTGTATTTGAGTTTTGTCTGTTATTTCATCAGGGAATTTGGATGAGAACACAATGGCTCTACAGATTGGTTTGTAGGTTCCTTGGTAAAGGTCGTGTCCTACAAATCTAATGGTTGTTTGAAACAACTTAATCTTCTTAGTACTTACTACTAAACCATTATGTTTTACAATCTTAAAGaatgtatttaagtgtttaataTGAGAATCTATGTCCTCTAAAAATATTAGAACATCGTCAGTATAAAGAATTGACATACTACTATATGGGTTGAATATATTATTCATAATATTTTCAAATTCTTATGGGGTATTTTTTGACccgaaaggcataacattccattcatattgtccAAAGGGGACATTGAAAGTAGTTTTATATTTATCTTTTTCGCTAATTTGAATTTGCCTGAAACCTGACTTCATGTCAAATTTGCTATAAATATTAGCTTTGTAAGTTCTTTTTAACAAGTCTCTTTTATTAGGTATCGGGTACCTAATCCATTGTATAATTTTGTTTAATGGCTTATAATTAGTGACATGCCTGGGAGCTCCTCTTTCTTTTTCTGCGCTATTGTTAACGTAGAAAGTTGCACAACTCCAAGGTGATTTTGAGGGTCTTATAATTTTCTTGTTAAGGTTGATCCCATTTTGCTGGCTGTCTTGGGTTTCTTAGTCTCTCTGAATTTAGGAACCCATCCTTTAATATTTGGTATTTTGACTAAATATTTAATTCGTTCGATTTGTTTAATTTCGAACGACCAACTGATTTTATATGAAATTCTTTTTGCAAAGTAGTATTTGCAGATTTTAATATGATCAGGCAGAGTAGAGATTTCCTGTTCGTTTTGGAATCTCTCATAGTAAGTGTGGAAGTTTCGGGGCATTGATTGCTCTGTTACACCAAATATTTTCCACTAGTCGTATAACCACCTTGGTATGACTGATTTTACTGCTTGTTCGCTGTATTTTATGAATCATGTGTGTGAGCTTGGGCGTAGGTAAATAAAATTGTATAAGGCGTCCATGTAATCCTTGATAATATAGGTTTGTGGCCTATATTGTACAGAGAGCACAATCGGGGTGTGCAGGCGATCCATTCCCCATTCAAAAGGGCTAATAACTTTATTAATGGTAAATCTTGAATACCTAATACTGTCGGGATATTTGACATCTCGTAGGAAAACACACTGGCTCCCTGTAAtagatcaaataagtcatcaatacgaggcaatgaacATTTGTTCTTCACTtaaactttgttcagctggcgataatcaatgcacatatgcatagaaccatccttttccTTCACAAACAAGACTGTAGAACCCCAAGGTCACACACTAGGcaaaatgaagcccttatcaagcatctcttgcaactgctccttcgaCTCCTtaaactcaggaggagccatacggtatggaggaatacatatgggttgagtgcccgacaacaaatcaataccgaaattaatatctctgtcgggaggcatgcccggaagattagCTAGAAAAACATCtaggaagtccctcactactggaactgactcaactgtaggggtatcagtactaacatctctcacataagctaaatacgcgtcacaccctttctcaaccattcgttgagccttaagaaatgaaataactctactggaAGTATACTCTAAgttacccctccactctaatcgcggtaagcctGTCATAGCCATcgtcacgatcttagcgtgacaatcaagaataacataatggggcgacaaccagtccatgcccaagataacatcaaagtctaccatgctaaataataataattcgactctggtctcaaaaccactaagagcaatcaaacacgattgatacacgtggtccacaacaagagaatctcccacaagagtagatacgtAAATAAGGGAACtcaaatgtggggcaaaataagaggacacataagaatacgtagagcctgggtcaaataacaATGATGAATCTCTATAACAGTCTAGAACAATATGTGTAATGACAtagtcagaagcaactgcctctataCAAGCAGGATGAGCATTATACATGGCTcggactccccctctagggcgacctcgacctccccgaccagctcgaggtggggtggtagctggtgctggaatcatagcctgaggacccggtggagcacgtgatggctgagaagtctgtgaaggtgcacccctcctaagtctggggcaatccctaacCATATGGAgagtgtctccacactcaaaactaACTCCCGGAGGGCATGGCTTttgtgactgactcgggccagatctgctggactggccgctaaaagcaccctgATATGGAGGCACACTATATACttgcggtgcataataaggctcctagggcctaGAAAGGGCTGGAATACCACTGGCGGTTGGAAGAGTTAAATGAATGGGGCGACtcatataacccctaccatgtcgAGCTATAGTTGGGCGCGTGTACCACTATAAgtgcaatactcacaacctgctgataagaaatatgcATCTCCAACTCCCTAACCATACTGATCCAgatgctggggtggagtccctaaAAAAACGACGAACCCTCTcccgaactgtggcaaccaaggccggtgcatgtacGTCCAAATCACCGAAACGGACTGCATATTCGAACACAGTCATAGCACACTGGCAcaacttctcaaactctgcgcgccatgagtCCTTGAGACTCTGTGGGACATTCTCTCTCAAAAACATAGCCgagaattgagtccatgtaagtgaggatgcctcgtccggactactcacctcataagcacgccaccgctaataggctgctcctctaagatggaaggtggtaaaagaaacttCACGCGTCTTACCCATGCcaatagtacggagaatacgatgacactcctccaaaaaaccatgagcatcatctgtagccaatccgctgaagtcTGAGCTGCTCTTCCTCATAAGCGGTTGATCTAGTTTCGTGATGAACCGAAGCTACCAGCTATATAGGGAAGAACTTTGGCGCCTGAATAACTTGGACCCTTTGCTCAGGggtgcgggagtctgtgcccctcccgcggcctgagatgtggcgggagctaaTGGATTCAATCCagctgagctaaggtgctgaacatgctcataaactgggctagagtctcctggaagACTGGTGCAGCAATAGGCACCTCCGGTGCctaccctccagctggagctgctggaaGCTCTTATGTCGCAGCTCGCACGGGTGCTCTTGCTGCACTGTGTGATCTTcttctaccccggccccggcctctggcagctctagcaggggggcGGGTGCCTGGTAATTAGATCTtctggtacgggtcctcaccatctgtgagaaagaatagaatagaaacAATAGAataaagaagtttagaatttgaTGCTAATAACTCGCATGACAAGGACTTAAAAGAAGTATgattgttcctaacagttccatagcctcccacagatgagtacagacatctccgtaccgatccgcgagactctaataaaccgagttgtgactcacgactcctatgaacctagagctctaataccaacttgtcacgacccaaacatccctccgaaacatgtcgtgatggaacctagtctctacaattaggtaagcctaacaatttacaGAAAATACCAATAATAGAAACAAAGTTTTACTTCTAACTGCAATAGATACTGAATAATCAAAAACGATgtcgcttggcatgtacaataaccaaacaCTAACTTACACAGCTTTCCCAAAAACACGGAATATCATGAGTCACAAGCTATGGTAAGGAAATAACATCTCTATACACTGGAGTCTAATAAAAAGCAAATACAAAACGTGTTTGACATGGGAAGAATAGAAGGGGTCTCCGAGGTATGCGGACGCGGccgatataccttgaagtctctaaaaGCTATCTCGAACTCACTGGTAATGCGGATGATGTCGAGCACCTGAATCttcacacaaaacatgtgcagaagagtagcatgagtacaccacaattggtacctagtaagtgccgagcctaacctcggtcgagtagttacgaggttaggtcaggcccactggtatataataataaaaacaggagaataaagcaatataataagagactagagtTCAACAAAGGAAACCACTTTGAAATAACAAAACAATACGTGAAAATAGgcaacatgggatctcccgagataccgtctcgtagtctcaaaagtaaatatgtagggagaactctcgaggtaccgccacctattctcaaaagtaaatgtacagggggatctcccaggataccgtcccgtagtcccaaaagtaaatatgtaaggggatctcctgggataccgtcctgtagtcccaaattaaatacACAACAAAATCAATTACAGACGATAAGTGCAGTGGGAGAATCTACagtctagactaagtacaagtcgggAAAATGAAGCAGGAATTCAATAGACATGTTGCAAGGAGTTTAGTTAAGCAACTAAGGCATATAGACATGTTATACTAGGCTAAAAGGGTAACTACGCATGCTAGTATATTTGATTAAGGTGAAAACAGGTAATTACTTAGTAAAAATCAgttttttcaacaaatagcccgtgtacgcactcgtcaccttgcgtacacgacactcacataGATCAGTACCAAATCTTAAGagaaattcccccacacaaggttagggaagccacttacctcgaacgaagctcaatcaatcgataacaaTACTCTTCCCACGAATATATGACTCTGAATGGCCCGAATCTATCTAAAATCAATTACATACAATAAATATacctataagaaactaatctagtcaATGAAATCTAAGCTAAAGCGAGGAATTAGGAAGTTGTCTAAAAACACCtcacgggcccacgtctcggaatcgggtaaaagtcacaaaatacgaacatccattcactcacgaggctaaccatacaagaattactcaaatccgacctcaaatcgccttccaaaactcgaaattataGCCTATGAAGGTTCTaccatttttcccaaaatttccaactcaaatccctaattattAGATGTAAATAGCAATAGATTCGTAAAATATATCCCAATCCGAGTTAGTATCACTTACCCCCAACCATCTTCTCGAAGAAACCTCGAAACATTGCCTCATACCGAGCtatcaaagtcccaaaatcgaaaatGGGAATTAACCGTCGAATTTCCCTTTTTCTACCCagtaaactcgcttctgcgaacctTCAACCGCACTCACGGTGCTGCACCTATGAAaatttcatcgcagatgcggacttaacttaagtcccctgggtccgcatctgcgaaaggaGGGACGCACCTACGGATCCGCTCCTGCGACAAAGGGAGTCGCAACTTCGACCCTATCCTCACCTATACACTGACcaaccgcagaagcgaggccgcttctgcgcacGTATCTCCGCACCTAAGAACCCAGTTTGGGCTGCAAAATTCCGCATCTTCACCTCTTCATCCGCACGTGCGAGTCTGCACCTGCGGTTTcccttccgcatgtgcgaaacaccagaaacaAGCAATCTACAGcacatgcctaagtccaaatctcATTTGGTTAAGCATATGaagcacacccgaggccctcgggacctcaaccaaacataccaaccattCCTAAAACaccttacaaacttagtcgagccctcgaaccataccaaacaacgctaaaaacacaattcactctccaattcaaacttaatgaacttgaaacttctaatttctacaactaatgtcgaaacctaccaaaccacatctgattgaccccaaattttacacacaagtcacattcaatcTTACGAacgtactccaacttccggaattggaatccgtcCCTAATGTTAAAAATTCCACTGCCGGTCAAAACCTCCAAAACTTTCACTTTcgcaatttcaagcctaaataacctaaaaacctccaaaacacaatccagacatgcccctaagtccaaaatcacccaacggatctaCCGAAACCTACgtaactccattccggggtcgtcttcacacagttccgactatggtgaAAAAGACACAGGAAAgacacataagcagaaaaaaacACAGGAAAAGCAATagataggggatcagggctataactctcaaaatgaccggccatgTCATTACAAGTTTCTTGCTTCTTCATGAATTTTCAATatgaaaatggcatataagaataacacaaaaatatgaaaagtTATGCACATATATTACaataaatcatctaaactttAGCTAGAACAATCCTAAGTTAATAGGTACTCACTCGCTCCAATTAAGTACGTATTAACTCTTTTAAGCAATTCATCAAACACCTTGTATGCGTTCTTTTG contains:
- the LOC138891564 gene encoding uncharacterized protein, with translation MAMTGLPRLEWRGNLEYTSSRVISFLKAQRMVEKGCDAYLAYVRDVSTDTPTVESVPVVRDFLDVFLANLPGMPPDRDINFGIDLLSGTQPICIPPYRMAPPEFKESKEQLQEMLDKGFILPSV